The following is a genomic window from Candidatus Omnitrophota bacterium.
AGCCTCCATTTGCGAAACGCCGCCTTCGGTTTTTATCGCCAGGACGCGAAACCAATACTTTTCAAATGGCTGCGGCCCTTGAGAATAATTATCGCTCAATAGAAACGTCCTATTGCCATCAAAGCGAAAATAATAAATATCCGGTGCGCCCGTCTGGCCGAGAAAATCGTACTGCGCGCCATTTTTACTGATGTAAATATGAACGTTGGCATACTCTTCCGTCCCTGGATTGAACTTGATCGCCAAGGCTCTTTCCAATGAGGAATCGGCGTCGAAACCGCCGCTTAAATCCGTTCCATGATACAAATCGTCGGTTACAATGGCCTTATGCGCGGGAATATCGTCAGGATTGGCGATCTTTTTCAGAGCGATGGAAGCGCCTCCCGTTAAATTGAAACCTATGGGCGCAGGTTGATTTAACACGGTCGACCGATTTTGATTTTTGTCGTTTTTATATAAGCCCCAAACTCGGAATTGATACTGCGCATTTACATCCGGATTTTTCCAGACAAAGCGGCGATAGGTTCCATCGGTGGTACTCCCCAGAAAAAAATAACCGCCATCGCCTCTGCGGACATAAATCTGCCAAGCATAAACCGGTAAATCGCCGTCGTAATTCCAACGAATATCGATCAAACGGTTGCCGATGTCGTCGAAATCGGTCGATCCGGAAAGCGGTTCTTGACTGCGCTCGTCATCGAAGACTTCGACGGTATTTTGGGAAAGCGCAAAACTCGTTACATCCGTTAACATCATCCCAAAGAATATGGCCAAGAGAGAAACGATATTTTTCTTCATGATGGGTTTTTCTTCTTTCCCATATAGATTGATCGCTTCGAGATCGAATAGCCGTTATGGCAGGCTGCGCTTCGTTTTGAGCCTATTCTATATAACGAGACGTTCGGCTCTCGACGCCTAGCCCCAAAGGGGCGAAATATAACAGCCAGCGGGCAACGCCCCTGGAGAAGGATTAAATAAAAGAAATCACCCCTTCGGGGTGAATTCCTTTATATCATTCCTTTATATTACATGAATAGACGCACAGGCGCGCCTCAGCGTTCCTCTATCGCCCGATCATTTTCTCGAGTTCCTCTTCCGAAAGAATCGTAACGCCCAATTTCTCCGCTTTGGACTTTTTGGAACCGGCTTTTTCTCCTGCTATGACGAAATCGGTGCTTGCGCTCACCGAACTGGTCGCTCTGCCTCCTCGTTGGCGGATGAGTTCCGAAGCCTCTTCGCGAGTATATTTCGCCAGCGTTCCCGTGAGTACGAAGGTTTTCCCCGCGAAGGGCGAATTGGCGGCGGGGGGTGCGGCGATCTCCTGTTCGAAGCGCAATCCCGCTTCCTCCAGACGCTTTAATTCTTCCAAATTCGATTCTCGATGGAAAAAATGGTAGATGCTCTCGGCGACGGTAGGACCGATTTCGTCGATGGACGATAGCGCTTCTTCCGACAGGTCTTTCAATTCCCATAGACTTTTCCGGTTTTGCATTAACACCGATGCGAGATGGCTGCCCACATGGCGCACGCCCAGCGCGAAGAGAATGCGATCGACGGGCCGCGACTTGCTCCGCTCGATGCCGGAGCAAGTGTTTCGCGCGGATTTATCCCCCATGCGTTCCAATGACGCCAGTTGTTCATGTTGAAGGCGGTACAAATCCGATAGGCGGGCGACTAATCCTTTCTCGACTAATACATTCACCAGTTTTTCCCCGACGCCTTCGATATCCATGGCGTTGCGGCTTACGAAATGTTCGATGCGTTTTTTCAACTGATCGGGGCAGGAGAGATTGATGCAGCGGAACGCCACTTCCTCCCTCTCCCGCACGATCCCGCCGCCGCAGGAAGGGCATTTCGTTTCCAGCTCGTAAGGCTTCTGCGATCCGTCGCGCTTCTCCGCCAGGACGCGCACTACCTTGGGGATGATCTCTCCGCCTTTCTGAATGATGACTCGGTCGCCGACGCGGATGTCCTTGCGCTTGATCTCTTCAAAATTATGCAGCGTGGCATGGCGGATGACGGTACCCGCCAACGGCGCCGGCTCCAGGATAGCGCGCGGCGTAACGGCGCCGGTGCGGCCCACGCCCAGTTCGATGGCTAACAGCGTTGTTTCCGCCTCTTCAGCGGCGAATTTATAGGCGATGGCCCAACGCGGGCTTTTCGAGGTATACCCCAACCTTTCGCGGGCGGCGTAAGAATTGACCTTGACGACCAGCCCGTCTACTTCAAACTCCAACTCGCGCCGCTTGATATCCCATTGCCGCGCCCGTTCAATCACGCCCTCGACGCCCAATTCCAACGTACAGCCGGGAACGGTTCTCAATCCCCATGTTTCCAGCGCTTGCAGCAGCGCGAAATCCTCCGCATACGTTTTCCCGGCGATTTCGCCAATCGTATGGATAAAGAGATCAAGCGGACGTTTGTCCGTCTGCGCGGGATTGAGCAATTTCAGGGTTCCGGCGGCGGCGTTGCGGGGATTAGCGAAGGGCATCTCGCCTTCCTCCTCGCGTTCTTCGTTCATCTTAAGGAAGGCATGGCTAGGGATATAAACCTCGCCGCGTACGTCCAGGAATTCCGGCCAGTCCTCTCCCCGTAGAATCAACGGCAGAGACCGGATCGTCTTGACGTTTTGCGTTACGTCGTCGCCGGTCTTGCCGTCACCCCGCGTTACGGCGCGTTCGAACCGGCCTTGGCGGTAATGAAGAGAAACCGCCACGCCGTCGACTTTCGGCTGTACGACGTAGGTAACTTCTGCTCCGCCGAGTCCTTTCACAGTGCGGTTATGAAATTCCCTGATCTCCGCCTCGGAATAGGTATTGCCGATGGAAAGCATGGGAACCCGATGTTCGAAGGAAACGAAAGATTCCAACGGCTGCCCGCCGACCCGCTGCGTCGGCGAATCCGGCGTGCGGAATTCGGGATGTTTCTCTTCCAAATCCTCCAATTGCTTCAGCAGGCGATCGAATTCCTCGTCGCCGATTTCCGGTTGCGCCAATACGTAATATAAGTACTCATGCCTGCGGATATCATCTCGCAGTTGGATGATTTTATCCTTGATGTCTTCGGACATTGCGATTTTCCTGCGTATAGAAAAATGAATCGTATTTGAAAATGTATCCTATAGCCATCGTAAAAAGAAGAAAGACGAGTTGGCGAAGAACGATTTGGAATAGGAGCCGGAGATCATAGACGGCTGTATAGGAGGCATAATAACGATCAAAATCTTATTAGGAATGAAAGCGGAATCTGCTGGTAAAGCGGCAAAGCGCCTATTTTCTCAGCCTATCAAGCCATAGAACTTGATTTTTTTTACTCCTCCCGGTTTTCTTGTAAAATTATATTTGGTGAAATGCGACTTTAAAAGAGCAAATTCTTTATGAATAAGCCTTAAAGAAACGATAATGAATAATTACTGAATTTTTAACTTGACATCTCGAAACAATAATTTTAAAATTAGACAATATCTAATTTTATTGGTAATGTGGTTGGGCGTATTCATTTGTTTGACGTTTTTTTTGTTTTCTATTTTCGATTTTTCCTGGGCGCTGGGCTTTTAGAATAAGTCGGTAGTTGTCGTATCGCGTCGAATCGCGAAAAGCGCGCAGTTCCTGGGAGAAAAAGCAAGTATGGGAAATAAACAGGAGGGAAATATGTTTGTTCATGAATTGCAGTTGAAAGCGTCTGCCACCGTTCATATCAACAACGTGCACAATCCTCCCATCGATGTGGAGGGCGAAGTGACATGTTTTACCGTGGCCTGCATGCATTTTTACTGCGACAACAAAGTCCCCATTCCTTCGAAAGGCGTCGTGAAATTCTCTACGGGGAATGGCCGTGGTTTCCTCGAGTTGAATGTGGACATCATCTCTCGCATCGAACGCCCCAAAAACTTCTGGACCTGGAAATCGCCGCCGAAATATGAGGTTCGCCTTTCGCTAAGCAACAATTCTAAAGAAGCGGAAGAACGATACCAAGCGTTCATCCATCGGATGTTGTTCGGTCAAAGAACCGCTCCAAACCAACGGACGGATCAGGCGGAAAGCTATATCGCATAGTTCCGGCCGGCATTCCTGCGTTTTTTTATTAGCTCCCTAGCGTTGGCATAAGGGGCAGAAATGCGTCTTTCTGCCTGCGATAAGCCGTCTCTCAATCGCGCTGCCGCAGCGATAGCAAACCAGTCCCGTCCGCCGGTATACGCGAAGGCGCTGCTGAAATTCCCCTAATGTCCCATCCAGATGCCGGTAATCGTTTGTGGAAGAACCTCCGGCGTCGATCGCCTCGTTCAATACTTCGCGGATGCGATCCAGCAGTTGAGCGGCTTCCTTCTCCTCCAATCCGCATGCTGGACGCAGAGGAGAAAGGCCCGCTCGGAATAACGATTCGTCGGCATAGATATTTCCCAAGCCCGCTATGACGTTTTGATCGAGCAAAAGCGATTTGATCGGCCGTTTCCGTTTATGGATTTTATCGAAAAATTGGGGAGGATCGATTTCGAATGGGTCTTGTCCTAAATTCGCCCAGGGAGGGAAGTGGGATAATTCATGCGGGCGGAACAAGGCGGCGAAGCCGAAGCGCCGGGGGTCGCGCTGCCGCAATTCCTGCGAACCTTTATCCAACAAGATGCGGATATGCGTATGCGGCTCCAAGGCGTCGGTGGATTTCGTCAACAACAAGCGTCCGGACATTCCCAGATGATGAAGCAGTACATAGGGACCTGTGAGATACAGCAGGATGAATTTTCCCCGCCTCTCCGCCCGCAATATCGTCTCGCCCGGCGTCAAATGGATTAGCTCTCCTCCGCGCCGCAAATAATCCTTACGAAGAAGAACGTACTCGGTAATCCGCCGTCCGGCGATCCGGTTGTTTAAAGCCCGGCGTATGGTTTCCACCTCTGGCAGTTCGGGCATATTCCCATCCCGCGCATTCCATCGAAGGGAATTCGGCATCGCATAGCTGCATGGCGAGTCTAAGCGCGTACGATTATTATTATCGGCCAATAACGAGGCGGCTGGAATCGCTCCCAACGATTCTCGGCGTCATCGATCGTCCCGCAGGGGGATGAATTCGACTTCCGTAAACTCCTCCACCGTATCCACGTCGCCGGGGATCACCGCAAAGCCATCCGCTCCCAATAGCGAAGTGAGCATCCCCGATTCCTGCTTCCCCGTTGGGTAAGCGATCGGCGCTCCCGACGGCATGTGGGAAAGCCGGCAGCGCATAAAATGAGTCCGCGAACCGGGATTATGAACCAATTGACCCATCCGAGCGAACATAGTGGTATTGCGCCAATCCTTCCTTCCCATCATTAGTTTGATCGACGGTTTCACGAAGAGATGAAAAGAGGCAATAACGGAGACGACGTTTCCCGGCAGCCCGAATATCGGACGCTCGTCCAACAGGCCAAAGAGAATCGGTTTCCCTGGCTTCACCGACGCTTTGTGAAAAATCGTCCGCATACCCATATCCCGCAGCAGGCCGGGAAGAAAATCCCTCTCGCCCGCGGAAACGCCGCCGGAAGCGATCAGCAGATCGGCTTCTTCCACGCCGCGCCGGATCAAATCCCTCAGCGCGCCGGGATCGTCCCGCCCGATTCCAAGATCGGCGACGGGACAACGCAGGCGTTCCAATTCGGCGGCAAGCGTATAGGCGTTCACGTTGCGGATCTGTCCGGGAACGATTTCCGACTCCGGCTCCACCAATTCGTCTCCCGTCGCCAGCAAAGCGGCGCGAGGCGGTTGGCGTACGCTCACTTCCCGGATACCCTGCTGCGCCAAAAGTCCCCGTTCCACGGGACCGACGGCAATTCCGAGGGGCAGCAAGACGTCGCCCCGCCTTATTTCCTCGCCTTCGGGGCGAAGGTTTTCTCCCGGTTGCGCCGATGAAAAAATATCCACGCTATCGTTATGCGTTTTCGTATATTCCACCATGATCACGGCGTCGGCGCCCTGCGGCAAGGGAGCTCCAGTCATAATCTTCGCCGCCCAACCGGGTTGAAGCGTTTGGCGGGAAGGAGAGTCGCCCGCGAAGATGGCTTCTGCGACGTGCAGACGGACGGGGCGGTTTTCCGATGCGCCTTGGACGTCCTCGGATCGCACGGCGTAGCCGTCCATGGAGGTATTCGTAAAGGGCGGCAGGTTTTCTATAGCCGCTACGTCTTCCGCCAACGCCGCGCCGATCGAGCAGCGCCAATTGATGCGGCGAATGGGCAACGGCGTCAGATGATCCTCTATCAACCGCAACGCTTCTCTATAAGAAAGGAGGGATTCATTCATAATATTGGATATCTCCAATTCATTGCGTATATGGATGATTTCGAGAAAAAGATCGTTTCTTCGTTACCCGCTTAAAACAAGTCTACCAAATTTCTAAATTATCTACAGTGACGATGGGGCGGGAGATCAAAGTACAACTTCGTTCGAGATACAGGCAAATCCAAGGTAGAAATCAACCGGCGCGTCTCCGGACAAGCGATTCAATTCGGCAATAGTCTTCCTTGACAGGTCGATCAAAGCTGGAAGAATACTCCTAATGAAGATAATATTCTTATTCCGCCGGATTGGATAATCGTCTTCTCGCAAAAGCGTTATTCGCGCCCGAACCGCGCAAAAACCGGTGGATTGCGTTTTCCATTTCAATCCCAACAGGTAGATTCGCTAATTTACCGATAAGGCGTATTTATGAACTCTTTCGCTTCCGCGTTTCCCGACGAACGTTCATCCTCCATGAATTTATCCTTATCCAACCTCTTCGAACCGATAGCGGATGAACTGGCCGAGACGATTTCCTTATACCGGGAAACCGTTCTGCGTACGGCGGAACGCAACTATCTGCATACCTTGATTTCCGGCGGAGTTCCCTACCTGCCGGAAGAATTCCGCATCGCTACCGCCGACCGGATCGCCGAACACCTCTTGGAAAGCGACGGAAAGTGGATCCGCTCCGCTCTAGTTCTTCTTACCGCCAACGCCTGCGGATTCAACGGACTTCCCGCTCGTCAAGTAGCGGCGGCGGTGGAAATGATCCACATGGCTACTCTTGTCCATGACGACATCATCGACGAAGCTCCTATGCGCCGGGGCGTGGAAGCGGTTCATTGGCATTGGGGCAACTCCATCGCCGTTCTGCTGGGCGATTTTCTCTTTTCCAAAGCATTCAAATTGCTGCTCGCCAGCGGCTCGCTGCCTTCTCAATCTCTGTTAACCCAAGCGACCGGCCAAATGTGCCTGGGAGAGATTAAAGAATTGGTCATTTCGGATCAGGGGCTGATATCCGAAAAAGATTATATGGAGATGATCGAAAATAAAACCGCCTCCCTTATGGCCGCCGCCAGCGCTTCCGGCGCCCATCTCGGCGGATTGGATAGCCGGCTGGCGGAGTGCATGCACGCTTACGGCCATGCCGTCGGCATCGCTTTCCAAATTACGGACGACGTTTTGGATTTCACGGCTCCCACGAGCATCCTGGGAAAAGAGCAGGGGTGGGATATGCGCAACGGCAAAACGACGCTTCCACTCATCCACCTTTTACATAACGACGGCGTGGCGGCGCGGGGAATTTTGGAGAGTTCGCAGCCTTTCGAAGAAAAAGCGGCGCGCCTTCTCTCCCTCATGAACGAGATGGGTTCCATCGATTACGCTTACGACGCCGCTTCTCGCTACGGCGCAATCGCTAAAAACAACCTGGCCGAAGTGGAAAAGGTTGCCGGTTCTTCCCATAGCATCCATTCGCTCAACAACCTCGTCGATTTTATTCTTATCCGCGAACGCTAGGAAAGCAAATTCTCAATTTCTCGCATCTTTCCATTTCCTTCGCTAAATAGCGGGACGGGTAGCATGGGTTAGGCGTTAGCCAGCCCTTGAAAGATTGATCAAAGGCAGATTACGTCTTGCCTTTGCCACCCGGCCACCCGTCGCGCCGCATTTCGTCTTTTCTCAAAGAAATTCTCCGCAAGAATAAAAATTTTCCACATATAGTTTTTAATAAATTTCGCAATCTATTGAATTTCTTTTACTAACCACTGGCCACTGACCGCTGTTTTTAGGTACAATAATTTTGGAATAAATTAGAAAAACGTAATCCATCCTGAAATTCGAATGCAAAGAGGAAATCCCCATGTGCGAAAAGGATCGCCTAATTGCCGAACAATTCAAAAAGAAACTAATAGAAAACCAGATACCGGTTCGAGAGATGTTCCTGTTCGGTTCTCGCGTGCGGGGAGATTCAGACCAGGATTCCGACTTGGATGTGCTGGTGCTTTTGGATTGGAAAACTTCCGAGATGGATCGGCGGATTAGCCATTATGCTTGGGAAGTGGGTTTCGAGGCGGATGTAATCGTGCAACCGGTTGTCATGACCTATAAACAAGCCAAGGAAGGTCCGGAAAAATCCTCGTTGCTTCTAATGGCCGTGGAAGAAGAAGGAGTGAGCGTATGACGCCGGAAGATGTCAAGTCATTGGTCGATATTCGAATGAGCCAAGCCGATGAGTGCTTGGAAGATGCTCGAACTCTTTTCGCTTATGAAAAAGGATGGCGAACCATCGTAAATCGATCGTACTATGCAGCGTTTTATTCGGTTCTGGCTTTGCTCCAAACCCTCGGAAAAATACCCCGAAAACATAGAGGCGTCATTGTCCTGTTCGATGTGGAATTCGTTAAAACGGGATTGTTGCCCAAGGAACTTTCCGAAGCGCTGCATTGGCTTTTCGCATCGCGAAATAAAGAGGACTATATCAGTTTGGAACCGGTCTCTCGCGAAGAATCCGAACAAGCGCTGAAAACATCCGAAAAATTTGTTCAAGCTATACGCACGCATCTTCACCAAGAAGGTTTTCTTGAGGAATAGTCCCTATAAACGAATCGTAGTTTCCTACTCATCGTAAAAAAAATCCTCCTACCGAGATATTGCCTTGAGGATAATACGCGCGAACGTTCGACGGCTGCCGATGCCTATTTGAAAATCGTCCTAACACCACTTCCTATCGCGGTAATCGGAATTCGCCCAGCATAGGGCGTCTGGCGTCGCCAGATGCGCCAGGCGTTTTTCCAGTTCTTCTTTCTGCATGGAATAACGATAGCTATCCTTGATTTTCGAGGCGCCGTATGTCTTGGCAATTTGGAGATTCTCTTCAAAGGTTGCCATTCCGATATGTCCTACCAATGTCGTCGCTACGCCGGAGAGATTCCAAACGTATTCCAGCAATTCTTTAGGCGCCGCATTCGCTCCTACAACGTTGCGCATGACTTTCATACCCAAGACGCCGATATTTCTTTCCCGCGCGGCGGGCAATGGCGTCGCCGCGTAATCGCCGTAGAGCGTCGGCGTCAAGGCCAATATGACGACGTCGAAATCCATCGCTTCGATGAATTCCTTCGACCGTATGGCGCTGCTCATGCTGGAAAAGCCGATGAAGCGGGCGGCGCCTTCTTCTTTCAGCCGAACGGCCTCTTTGTAAACGCCTCGTTCCACCGCCGAGAAGCTGTCGTTATTGTTGACATCGTGAATGAGAAGAAGATCGACGTAATCCGTCTTCAGGCGCTGGAGGCTGCGTTCGAATTCCGACAACGCCGTCGTTACGTCGCGGGAATCCATCTTGGTGGATAGATATATGCGGTTGCGATAGGGCGCCAAAATCGCTCCAAAACGGTCTTCGCTGGCTTGGGGATAATTCCAGTGATAGCTGGGGGCCGTATCGAATAGGTTCACGCCTTCCGCTACGGCTTTTTCCAACATCGGCTCCCATACGCCGTCCTTATTTTCCAAAAACTGCGAGCCGCCGCCGAAAGTGAGCAAAGAAACTTTCATGCCCGTCTTCCCCAAAATGCGAAACGGCATTCCTGCTTCCGCCGCTGTGGATGAGACGGGAGACAAAAACTCCATCGACGCCGCTCCGGCAGCGCCGATAGCTGCTTGCTTCATGAAGTCGCGGCGAGAAACGCCGTTGGATTGTTTTTCCATGATCCATCGCCTTTCTATGCGTTCTTTTCGGAAGCCGTTATCGCCGCCAGCGAGATTATTAAACGGCGCCTTCTACGTCTTCTACTCCTCGCGCCTGGCGGCTCTTGCGGGTTATGCGTTCGAAATCTTGCGGGCTAACATCGTCGGGCACTCCGCCGGAATCCATGAAGATAAGACGTCCGTATCTTTGGCCCAATCTTCCCATCTCATGCAAAAAAACATTCTGCCGATCGGCTTCCCAATTCCAAAAGCTAGCAGGAAATCCGCCCGTTACAATGAAACGATCCGAATAAGTTTTCATAACGTGCTCGATAGTATGTCCTTCTTCGGGATCGAATGGATTAATAAAATCGAAGCCGCATTCCGCCAAATCGTCGAGAATAGCGGTTATCGCCCCGTGACTGTGACAATGAACTCTGCCTCCCAAATCGTGGACGGCGTTGCAAAGTTTCATATGCCAAGGTTGGAAGAAGGTTCGATAATGCTCCCTCTTCATGAGGAGTGATTTTTTGGTTCCTAGATCGTCGCAAAGCGCGATGCAATCCGCGCCCGCTTCTATCATTTTGCGCGCCGCCGTCAAATTCCACTCTCCCAACCGTTCCGCCAATTCATGGATTAAGTTCGGCTCCAGAATGAGATTCATGAGCGTCTCGGAATATTCCATAAGAAAATAATGCAGCCCCGAAAAGAAGCCGTTCAGCGATCCGAGAACGTATTCGCCTTTCGATTTGAGATAGGCGGCGTCTTGCGTGAATCCTGCGTAACGTTCCGGCGCGGCGGGATCGGGCAATTCCAGACGCTGCAAATCTTCCCGGCATTTCACCGGATGATCGTAGTGATGATAGAAATGGGGGTGAAATTGCACCTTGGCGCGCACGCCAGTTTCGTATTCGACGACGAGTTCATTCTCGTCGCGCTTGATCGAGCGGCAGAAAAACTCGCCGGGGCCGCCGTGGCCGAAGCAGATATTGGCGCCTTTTCCCAGGCATGAAAAGCATCGTCCCGTATGATTGTTGAATCGGATCAACCGATCCAAATTGTCTGCACCCATCGCACTGGAATCGAATCGATCAGGAACATCGTAAATCCACATGGGAGAATAATGGCATGGCTCCGGCGACAATCTTCTCGCCAGATCGCTGTTGAAAAACGACATCCAATGCTGAGGAACGGGTATATCTTTACGTCCCTCCAGCATGGCTTGAATCCATTCCCGTTTCGTCATCTTCGCTCCCTGTTTTTGAATGCGCCGTTCTAAGGGATTCTTTTTCGTCTATCGCCACGCTGCCTTATTCACTCATGTTACGCGCCTGGAAGTACGGGCGTCCCACCCGCAAGTTGGAGAAACCGTCCCAGAGCGGCGAATGGGATTTCTATCTGTTGCGTTTTTGAATCACGAAACCACGAAATCACTCGAATTCCACGAAATATTCGAATCGCGGATATTGCGGATTCTTTTGGATTTCACGAAAAAAAGCATTTCATAAAGCGATCCCATGCTCCAACTTTTTTTTCTTTTTTTCGTGTTTTTCTTTTTCCTTTCGCGTTTTCGTGATTCAAACGACAATTGAAAAAGTTCCCATTAATTGTCCTTCGCGCGTAGCATGAGTTCCTCAGGCAATGCGGCGGATAATCTTTTACCTAATAAATGCCTCTTATTCTTTTCGCGATTCGTTGACTTATGTTCTTGACAAGATTATCGTTGGTTTGCGCTTTGAACAAAGTGGAACATCGCGGCATTTATGGAATTATTCTGGGAAAGACCTCCTTAAAACAACGGCGCTTTTTTTCATTCCCATTCTTTCAAGGATGATCGTCCATGATAAAAACAGCCATAATCGGCGCTGGAGGCATCTCCCGCACTCATATCGAAACCTATAAACAATTTCCCCAACGCTGCCGCATCGCCGCCCTGGCGGACGCCTATCCGGAAAAAGCGCAAGCCAAAAACGACGAATTTCAACTCGGAGCGGCAGTTTATGACGATTATAAACGCATTTTGGAAAATTCCGAAATCGGTCTAGTTTCCGTCTGCACGCCGCCTTTCCTTCATGCTCCCATCAGCGTCGATTGCCTCAATGCGGGCAAGCACGTCATCTGCGAAAAACCGATGGCGTCCTCTCTAGCTGAATGCGATGCTATGCTCGAGGCCGCCGAGCGCAATGGGAAAATTCTCGCCATTATCGCCCAAAACCGATTTCGCGCTCCAGTCTGGAAATTGAAAAAACTGCTGGATTCCGGCGCGGCGGGAAAAGTATTGCACGCCCAGGTGGAATCCTATTGGTGGCGCGGCCATTGTTATTACGATCTCTGGTGGCGCGGCGTCTGGGAAAAAGAAGGCGGCGGCTGCACCTTGAATCACGCCGTCCATCATATTGACATGTTTCAATGGATGATGGGCATGCCATCCGAAGTGCGCGCCGTATTGGCCAATACAGCTCATGACAACGCCGAGGTGGAAGACCTCTCTATCGCCATTTTGAAATATCCCAGCGGCGCGCTCGCGCAAATTACCAGTTCCGTCGTTCATCACGGCGAAGAGCAGCAGTTGATCTTCCAGGCGGAAAAAGCGCGGCTCTCCTTCCCTTGGAAAGTCTGCGCCATGAAATCCCGCGACAATGGCTTTCCTGATGCGGATACTGATCGGGAAAAAGAGATTCAAGATTTATATGACGGCATCCCATGGCTGGAATTCGAGGGATATGAGGGCGAATTCAATGGCGTTTTGACGGCTATCGAAAGCGGCGGCGAGGTTCTGATAAGCGGACGGGAAGGACGCAAAACGCTGGAACTAATCTCCGCCATCTATCAATCCGCCTTTACGGATAAGACGGTCAAGCTGCCTATGACGCCAGCAGATCCTTTTTATACGAGAGAAGGCGTCTTGGCTAACGCCGTTCATTTCCACGAGAAAAAATCGTCCGTTGAGAATTTCGGCGACGACCGCATCATCGTCGGCTCCAGCCGCGATCAAAAGAAATAGAAGGAGCAATTTCCATGTCAAGAACGGACGGCGGCATGTACGCCCCCAAAGGCAAACCGAATCCCGTATGTCAAAAAGGCGATTTTCGCTTCGCCGCCATCGGCTTGGATCATGGCCATATCTACGGCATCTGCAACGGCCTTACCGAAGCGGGCGGGGAATTGATTTGGGTTTACGATCCCGATCCTGCCAAGGTTGCCGCTTTTTGCAAGGAATATCCGCAAGTCAAATCGGCAGCA
Proteins encoded in this region:
- a CDS encoding nucleotidyltransferase domain-containing protein, with the translated sequence MCEKDRLIAEQFKKKLIENQIPVREMFLFGSRVRGDSDQDSDLDVLVLLDWKTSEMDRRISHYAWEVGFEADVIVQPVVMTYKQAKEGPEKSSLLLMAVEEEGVSV
- a CDS encoding polyprenyl synthetase family protein is translated as MNSFASAFPDERSSSMNLSLSNLFEPIADELAETISLYRETVLRTAERNYLHTLISGGVPYLPEEFRIATADRIAEHLLESDGKWIRSALVLLTANACGFNGLPARQVAAAVEMIHMATLVHDDIIDEAPMRRGVEAVHWHWGNSIAVLLGDFLFSKAFKLLLASGSLPSQSLLTQATGQMCLGEIKELVISDQGLISEKDYMEMIENKTASLMAAASASGAHLGGLDSRLAECMHAYGHAVGIAFQITDDVLDFTAPTSILGKEQGWDMRNGKTTLPLIHLLHNDGVAARGILESSQPFEEKAARLLSLMNEMGSIDYAYDAASRYGAIAKNNLAEVEKVAGSSHSIHSLNNLVDFILIRER
- the mutM gene encoding bifunctional DNA-formamidopyrimidine glycosylase/DNA-(apurinic or apyrimidinic site) lyase produces the protein MPELPEVETIRRALNNRIAGRRITEYVLLRKDYLRRGGELIHLTPGETILRAERRGKFILLYLTGPYVLLHHLGMSGRLLLTKSTDALEPHTHIRILLDKGSQELRQRDPRRFGFAALFRPHELSHFPPWANLGQDPFEIDPPQFFDKIHKRKRPIKSLLLDQNVIAGLGNIYADESLFRAGLSPLRPACGLEEKEAAQLLDRIREVLNEAIDAGGSSTNDYRHLDGTLGEFQQRLRVYRRTGLVCYRCGSAIERRLIAGRKTHFCPLCQR
- the glp gene encoding gephyrin-like molybdotransferase Glp; protein product: MNESLLSYREALRLIEDHLTPLPIRRINWRCSIGAALAEDVAAIENLPPFTNTSMDGYAVRSEDVQGASENRPVRLHVAEAIFAGDSPSRQTLQPGWAAKIMTGAPLPQGADAVIMVEYTKTHNDSVDIFSSAQPGENLRPEGEEIRRGDVLLPLGIAVGPVERGLLAQQGIREVSVRQPPRAALLATGDELVEPESEIVPGQIRNVNAYTLAAELERLRCPVADLGIGRDDPGALRDLIRRGVEEADLLIASGGVSAGERDFLPGLLRDMGMRTIFHKASVKPGKPILFGLLDERPIFGLPGNVVSVIASFHLFVKPSIKLMMGRKDWRNTTMFARMGQLVHNPGSRTHFMRCRLSHMPSGAPIAYPTGKQESGMLTSLLGADGFAVIPGDVDTVEEFTEVEFIPLRDDR
- the ligA gene encoding NAD-dependent DNA ligase LigA produces the protein MSEDIKDKIIQLRDDIRRHEYLYYVLAQPEIGDEEFDRLLKQLEDLEEKHPEFRTPDSPTQRVGGQPLESFVSFEHRVPMLSIGNTYSEAEIREFHNRTVKGLGGAEVTYVVQPKVDGVAVSLHYRQGRFERAVTRGDGKTGDDVTQNVKTIRSLPLILRGEDWPEFLDVRGEVYIPSHAFLKMNEEREEEGEMPFANPRNAAAGTLKLLNPAQTDKRPLDLFIHTIGEIAGKTYAEDFALLQALETWGLRTVPGCTLELGVEGVIERARQWDIKRRELEFEVDGLVVKVNSYAARERLGYTSKSPRWAIAYKFAAEEAETTLLAIELGVGRTGAVTPRAILEPAPLAGTVIRHATLHNFEEIKRKDIRVGDRVIIQKGGEIIPKVVRVLAEKRDGSQKPYELETKCPSCGGGIVREREEVAFRCINLSCPDQLKKRIEHFVSRNAMDIEGVGEKLVNVLVEKGLVARLSDLYRLQHEQLASLERMGDKSARNTCSGIERSKSRPVDRILFALGVRHVGSHLASVLMQNRKSLWELKDLSEEALSSIDEIGPTVAESIYHFFHRESNLEELKRLEEAGLRFEQEIAAPPAANSPFAGKTFVLTGTLAKYTREEASELIRQRGGRATSSVSASTDFVIAGEKAGSKKSKAEKLGVTILSEEELEKMIGR
- a CDS encoding aldo/keto reductase — protein: MEKQSNGVSRRDFMKQAAIGAAGAASMEFLSPVSSTAAEAGMPFRILGKTGMKVSLLTFGGGSQFLENKDGVWEPMLEKAVAEGVNLFDTAPSYHWNYPQASEDRFGAILAPYRNRIYLSTKMDSRDVTTALSEFERSLQRLKTDYVDLLLIHDVNNNDSFSAVERGVYKEAVRLKEEGAARFIGFSSMSSAIRSKEFIEAMDFDVVILALTPTLYGDYAATPLPAARERNIGVLGMKVMRNVVGANAAPKELLEYVWNLSGVATTLVGHIGMATFEENLQIAKTYGASKIKDSYRYSMQKEELEKRLAHLATPDALCWANSDYRDRKWC
- a CDS encoding HEPN domain-containing protein produces the protein MTPEDVKSLVDIRMSQADECLEDARTLFAYEKGWRTIVNRSYYAAFYSVLALLQTLGKIPRKHRGVIVLFDVEFVKTGLLPKELSEALHWLFASRNKEDYISLEPVSREESEQALKTSEKFVQAIRTHLHQEGFLEE